In the Sphingobacterium sp. PCS056 genome, CCAACATATCTCCGACATTTGCATTGTCTCCAGTTCCATCAGGATTGATTGCATGTTTCGACACTAACAATGCTTCAGGTCCATCCTCATTCAGCACATCAAAGTTATTTTGAAAAGGCATTCCCTGAATATCTTTACCTGCAATAACTTCTTTGAACAACACAAGAGCTTCAGGATATTTCTTCTGGTATAGATACACTTTACCTAAATATGCCTTTGCAATATTTCTATCCATTCGACCCGACTCTTGATTGATTTTGGTTAAAGGTAAGTTTTCAATACCGATCTTTAGATCATCAATTATTTTAGGCAATACATCATCTTTATTAGGCTTTACTTTAGCTTCATCAGCAGTCGTATTTTCGTCTACATATACCAAGTTTTTAAAAACTCTCCAAAGATAAAAGTAGTAGTGTGCCCTTAATACACGAGCCTCACCTTCAATCTCCTTAGCTCGCGCTGCAGTGATGGTTTTCGCACCAGCCTGATCTACTTTTAATAAGCGCAACGTATTGTTAGCTCGCAATACTCCCTCATAATACACTTCCCACATTTGGCTCAAGTTATCATTTGAGCTGTTTGGTGTATGAAATTCAATCATATTCATATTAGGTTGATCGGTAGATGTTGAACCTTTATGCGCATTGTCTGACGCAACTTCCCCAAATAACCACTGACTAGGAGCAGATGAATAATTTCCCCAAGTTCCACTTACATTTCCATTCAATATGCCATAAGCACCAATCAATACCCCTTCAATTCCCTTTGCATTTTCAACTTGTGATTCTGCCAATTCTCCCTGAGGTAGTTTCTCCAAAAAGCCTTTACCGCACGAAGCAAATAAAAGTGTAGTGGCCCCCAGGATCATATATATATTCTTTTTCTTCATGATATTTAAATTTTAATAATTAATAAAGCCCTAGAATCCTAAACTAAGTCCTAACATATATTGTCTTGACTGCGGATATACTCCAAAATCAACACCCAATGCTGGGTAATCTGAAGGAGTAGCAGTTACCTCTGGATCTAAACCTTCATATTTGGTGATCGTAAATAAATTCGTAACAGCAAAATACATTCTAAATTTGCGTACCGAACTATTTCCTCCAAATAGATTTTGAACAGGTAAATTATAACCGATCTGTAAATTCTTAAGCTTTAAAAAACTTGCATCTTGTACATAGTAACTTGAAGAGGCATATTCATAAGGAGAGGCGTCATTAACTTGCGAAGGGATCATACTTCCTGTATTTGTTGGACTCCACTCATCTAAAACACGCACACTTTTCTGTCCTTTGAAAACTCCAAAATCTGTAAAGTAACGAGTTGCTTCATAATTTTGATTTCCCTTAGAACCATAGAAATAGGCCATTAAATCAAAGTTTTTATATGTAGCATTAATATTCAATGAATATACGAAATCAGGGTGTGGGCTTCCGATGATTGTTCTATCATTAGCATCGATGACCTTGTCTCCATTAATATCTGCATATTTAAGTCCCCCTATCCTTGACTTTCCATCAGCGTAAGGAGCGCTTGCGATATCAGCAGCATCTTGATATATACCAACCACTTTATATCCGTAAAACGCACCCAATGGTTCTCCAGCTTTCAAAATTGATGTTTCCATACTTCTGAATGCTCCATAAACCTGCTGGCTTATTGATGGTGCCAATGACACGATCTTATTGACATTTCTAGAAATATTTGCCGAAAGATCTAATGTGAAAGGTTTGTCCTGTTTCTTACCGTAGTGATAATTCAGTGAAAACTCAACTCCTTTATTTTGCATATCACCGATATTGACATAAGGTGCATCTGCTCTACCTGCAACAACTGCTGGCAAAGGAAGTGGATAGAGCATATCGGTAGTCTTCTTATTATACCAATCAAATGATCCATCAAGATCGCCATTCAGAATCGAAAAATCCAATCCAAGGTTTAGTGCAGAAACTTGCTCCCACTTGATAGCTGGGTTACTGTATGCATTTTGCCATACTCCCGAACTAAGCGGTCCATTGATCGGATAAGAAGATGCATTCACTTCCACTCGATAACGATTCACATATTGATTTTGTGGAATGCGCTGATTTCCCGTCACACCATATCCTGCTCTTATCTTTAGATCATTCAACCACGAAGAGCCTTTTAAAAACTCTTCTTCAGACAAACGCCAAGCGGCACTTACACCCGGAAATACACCATATTTATTATCAGGTCCAAAAGTGGAAGATCCATCTCTTCTCACAGTTCCACTGAAAATGTAACGATCTTTATACGAGTAGTCCACCTTTCCGAACATAGAGAATAGAGCTCCAACACTTCCCTCTCCGTTTCCAAAAATGTCCTTCGAAGCAGAATTGATGTAAAAATAATCTAAACTTGCTGTTGTAAAGTAACCATTTCCTCTAGCAGATATTTGTCTATATCGATTTTCTATTGCCTCTGTACCCAATAAGATATTGAGGTTATGGTCATCATTAAATTTAGCTTTATAATTTAATGTATTTGTCCAAGTCCACTCTTTATTGATTCCAGAAGATTCATTCATTCCATTATTAAAGCTTCCCTCTGTAAATTCTGGATTGGGGTAGGTATATGAAACTGTATTATAATTTTCATACTTCATACCCATACTTGTACGTAAGGTCAACCCCTTAAGCAGATCATACTCACCATACACATTTCCAAAAAATAGATTACTCTTATTTTTATTATCTTTAGCACGATAAGCTATTGCTACAGGATTTTCCCCATTCCCATATTGTCCACCGACCGATCCAGCAAAATTTCCACCTTCATCATATACCGGTATCAAATTGTGAATACGATATGCAAAACCAAGGGCACTACCTTCTCCAATATAATCTCCGGCAGTATTGGTATTTACCCCCATACCAAAGCCTTCAGTGAACGAATATTGTATATTTTCCCCAAATCTCAACTTTTTATCAAAAGCAGAAAATGACATGTTAGAACGGATATTATATTTTTCAAAACCCGTATGAACAATGGTACCCTTTTGTTTTAAATAACCTCCTGAAAATGCATAATTAGCACTTTCACCACCTCCTGTAGCACTCAATTGATAAGATTGTGTAGGTGCATTTTGCGATAAAGCATCAAACCAATTTGTTCCTGCTTTATTTGCTTTCGTGATCTGATAAAAATCAGAACGACTCGTAGCATTGTATTTATATTTTGACATGTCAAGGTCAGCAGGTGTAATGGCATTGCCGAGTGCTGCTCCTGCAATTATATAATCTGGTAAAGTATTGTTTTTTCCATCCAATCTATTTTCAATATCTAAAACTTGTTGCGGACTCAACATTTTCGGAAACCGGCTACTATTAGGCACTTGTAATCCATAATAGGCATCCAAATTAATTTGTGGCTTACCCGATTTCCCCATTTTTGTGGTCACGATCACAACACCATTATTTGCTCGAGAACCATAGATAGAAGCCGCTGATGCATCTTTCAGCACTTGCATAGACTCTATATCGTTTTGATTTAACCAGCTCAGCTTACCTTCGTAAGGCACTCCGTCAATAATATACAAAGGTTCGTTATTGTTGATGGTACTATATCCACGAATTTTAATCTGTGGTGTAGAACCGGGCGCACCGTCTGTAACAACCTGAACACCGGTAGCCCGACCTTGTAAAGATTCGACCGCACTAGCAGCAGGCGTACTCTTCAATTGATCAACGTTAACCACAGAAACAGCTCCTGTTAGATCTTTTTTTCGTTGCGTGCTATACCCCGTTACAACGACCTCCTCTAAATCATCACTTTGACTTAACATGCCTACAATAAGGGGCAATGAAGTGGAAGTGACATTAACAGTCTGCTTCGAAAATCCAACATAAGTAATTTCTAGGACATCATTTACAGCTGCATCAATCTGAAAATTACCGTCCGCATCAGATGATGTGGCTGCCGTTTTCCCGACAACTTTAATGGTTGCTCCAGCGATCGCTTCTTTGGTAGCTGCATCTTGAATTTTTCCTCGAATAGGTTTTTGTACTGACTTTGCACTGACCGCATAATAGGTCGCATCAGCAAATTTGGACATTGGGTTACCTAAGGTTTGATGGCTAATCAACACAAGTGCGGTAGATGCCCAAAGAGAGTATTTTATCGTTTTTTTATGCTCAATAAAATCCTCGTTAAGAAACTGTAGTAGTTTTCTCATAATGTGAAAAAGGTTTAATTTGGTAATTTAATCAGTGCTATATCCTCTTGAAGAATCTCCCCTAGCACTACATGTTTAGTTGTTAATTAAATTTACGCAAACGATTGAAATTTCATAATTATTTGTTAAATATCTTTTAAACAAATACATAACAGATTGATACATAAGCAATAAAACTACAATCACTTATTGTAACAAATACATTTTGTAACAAGAAAAAGACAGTAAAAAATTTAAACTCCCTATAACTCAAAAAAGTTGACACATTAATGTTAAAAAACTGTTAAAATCAAAGTAGATCATAAACTTATTCAACACTTAAAAAGTACTCTTATCTTTTATCAAAAAATTATAAACTTAAAATGACTTTCTTTATAATTTGAAGATCAAACAAAATAGCTTCGTAAGCTAATCTTATTTTAGATAGGCAATATTTCTGTAAAGAAAAGGGCCTATACAATTGTATTGTATAAGCCCTATATATCATTAATCCTTTAGTTTTTTTTTAAAAGGATACTACATGATCAGTATTAACCCATTTTTTTGTTTCCAATGCTAGCAAGAAACAGATAGCCTATCGCTCCTGAAAACAAAGAACCGATCAATACAGCAAACTTTGCTTCTTCGATTAACATCGGGTCTGTAAACGCCAATATAGAGACAAAGATGGACATCGTAAATCCAATTCCCCCAAGTAGACCTACTCCAAAGATATGTTTCCAGTTGGCCCCTTCAGGTAAGGTGCATAATTTAAGTTTTGTAGCAATAAAAGAAATCCCTAAAATACCAATAGATTTTCCAACCAGTAGCCCCCCTATTATACCAATACCCAAAGCAGTAGTTAAGCCTCCAACCATTTCACTATGAATCGTGATATTGGTATTTGCAATTGCAAAAAGTGGGATAATAATAAAATTGACTGGAGAAGTAAGGATGTGTTCCAGTTTTTCTAATGGAGATTCATCATCCGTAGCATTTGTCGGCAATGTCAATGCCACTAATACCCCAGCAATTGTTGCATGTATACCCGAATGGTGAATAAAATACCAAATAAATACTCCAGGAATCAAGTAAGCCCAAATCTTTTTGACACCAAAATAATTCAACCCTAATAAAAATGCAAAAATACCTAAAGCAATAAATAAGTAGTTATAATGTAAATCGCCACTATAAAATAAAGCAATCACTAAAATGGCCAATAAATCATCCACAATAGCTAAGGCAGCCAAAAAAATCTTTAAACTAGCTGGCACCCGATTGCCCAATAGCGTAATAACAGCCAATGCGAAAGCAATATCGGTAGCCATCGGAATTCCCCAGCCATGTTCTGTAGGTAGACCTTTATTAATAAACAAATAAATGAGGGCTGGAAGAATAGCACCACCAACCGCTGCTAAAATTGGTAATAAAGCTTTTTTCGGAGATGATAATTCCCCTTCCACCAATTCACGTTTGATCTCTAAACCCACCAATAGAAAAAATATTGCCATCAAACCATCGTTTATCCACAGCAGAATGGAATAGTTCAAATGAATATTTTCTGTCTCAAATCCGATCGTTGTATTTAAAAGATTACTAAACGAAGTTGCCAGTGGAGTGTTCGCAACAATCAAGGAAACAATAACGCAGATAAATAACAGAATACCACCTATATTACTAGATTGTAAAAACTGCTTGAAAATTTTTAGATTAATTAAATTTGACATGAAGACTTTTTCATTTAGTGATCAATAAGAAAAAAGTAGGTATCAAAATGACTATACGACCTACATAATGTAATTGCACTAAGATAAGTTTTTCTTTTAAAAAACGAAGCTTTACAGCCCGATATATCTGAATACTTCATGCTCAATACCACATGTATATTAACAAAAAAACGATTTCGAAATACTTAACATAAACTTCACATCATATTTACCATATGGTAAGAATACAAGCTTATCTTTATGGTAATTAAAAATGAAACAAAATGATTAAAGACTTTGAAGTAACAGCTTTAGAAAGCTACACAGATGCAATCGAATTTACATTTGATGGAGATGATTTATTATCAGGAGAGGATTAACTTACCTGTATTGAACAATTTGTCGCACGCTTAAAGCGTGTTTTTTTTTCTTACGGATCAAATAAAAAGGACCAATTAAATTAATCAGTCCCTTTATAGTATTGTACGGTAAAAAGTGATTACTTAATCTTCATGACCATATTATCTACACCTTCTATTTTTGTATCCGCTTTACCAGTCTTATTTTTTGATGATTTATAATGTACATGATTTTGAGTCCCCTCTACATGTACAATATCAACATTGTTGGCATTGACCTTATTTCCCATACCTTCTATGCTGACTTTTTTAACTTGATCTAAGTTTACAGAATTACTTGCACCTTCTATCTCTAATTTCGCAAAAGAACCTTCGATGGTCACTGCATTTTCCAGCCCCTCTATTTTGACAACATCATTCGCAGTCACTTTAATAGTACGCTTATTACCTTTACCTTCTATAACAATTTCTTTTCCTTTTACCTGATCCACCTGCTTAATAGGTTTAGAATCGATCGCTGCGTAGGTTACACTTGTGGCCGCTAATAGAATAGCAGCAAAACCAAGTATCATGTTTTTTCTTATCATAATCATAACAATATATTTGTGTCTAGAACAATCAATAAGGCTATAATGTTTTTATTTTTTCAACCAGCCCAACCATCCAGATCCCCAAGCTTTTTTCTTTTCTAAAGCTTTTTCATGTTTTGGAAAAAGCTTTAGGATGGCTTGAATCTTTTGCTTTGCAGTGTCTTGATCACTCAGCTCAAATGATGCTTCAGCAGACATCAACATCATTTCGATCCAGTCATCATCCTCTTCCCAGTTTTCATTAGCATACATTTCTTGTGACTCTTGACTGATCCGAATAACATTTTCCCAATCTCGCAAATGAAAATATGCGCGGACAACATGAATCAATATCAAATGAAAATCACCATACGACTCTTCTTCTACTAAAGTGGACTTAGTAGAATCATAGGCGACTAAAAGATCCTGTAAAGCAGCAGCATAGTTTCCCAACAAATAGTACGATTTACCTCTCAGATAATGCAATTTACGATAATCGATAAGCGCCATTTCCTGTATAGGTTTTGTTGCTTGGTAATTATTAGCACACGCAATACATTGATCGTACTGTTCTAACTGAAAATAATTTTGCATGAGCATATACCAATTTGAGGCATCGTCAGGTTTATTTTCTAATTCTTTTTGCCAATCCTTTAACGTTTCAGAATCTCCCCTATGATTGATTAAGTCAAAGCGTGCATTCTGAATTTCCATATATG is a window encoding:
- a CDS encoding DUF3060 domain-containing protein produces the protein MILGFAAILLAATSVTYAAIDSKPIKQVDQVKGKEIVIEGKGNKRTIKVTANDVVKIEGLENAVTIEGSFAKLEIEGASNSVNLDQVKKVSIEGMGNKVNANNVDIVHVEGTQNHVHYKSSKNKTGKADTKIEGVDNMVMKIK
- a CDS encoding RagB/SusD family nutrient uptake outer membrane protein, which encodes MKKKNIYMILGATTLLFASCGKGFLEKLPQGELAESQVENAKGIEGVLIGAYGILNGNVSGTWGNYSSAPSQWLFGEVASDNAHKGSTSTDQPNMNMIEFHTPNSSNDNLSQMWEVYYEGVLRANNTLRLLKVDQAGAKTITAARAKEIEGEARVLRAHYYFYLWRVFKNLVYVDENTTADEAKVKPNKDDVLPKIIDDLKIGIENLPLTKINQESGRMDRNIAKAYLGKVYLYQKKYPEALVLFKEVIAGKDIQGMPFQNNFDVLNEDGPEALLVSKHAINPDGTGDNANVGDMLAGLNGNNPVGCCGFYQPTIDLVNAYKVDANGLPMLDGSYRTNPYKSDFNEASPLTYKLDTTLRFDPRLDYTVGRRGVRYLDYGVMPGNAWIREVASGGPFVGIKTMIPQSQFGSHTASGAAYITDLDVNIIRLADVILMAAECEIEAGNLTGAMNYVNAVRARAANLPPKKTAYNNNAAVYVVKPYLSFPDPAYARKAVRFERRLELAMEGHRFYDLVRWGEAKSTLESYSTFEGGILPTYKGLNFKPENEYFPIPQTQIDRSGGALTQNTGY
- the nhaA gene encoding Na+/H+ antiporter NhaA, whose protein sequence is MSNLINLKIFKQFLQSSNIGGILLFICVIVSLIVANTPLATSFSNLLNTTIGFETENIHLNYSILLWINDGLMAIFFLLVGLEIKRELVEGELSSPKKALLPILAAVGGAILPALIYLFINKGLPTEHGWGIPMATDIAFALAVITLLGNRVPASLKIFLAALAIVDDLLAILVIALFYSGDLHYNYLFIALGIFAFLLGLNYFGVKKIWAYLIPGVFIWYFIHHSGIHATIAGVLVALTLPTNATDDESPLEKLEHILTSPVNFIIIPLFAIANTNITIHSEMVGGLTTALGIGIIGGLLVGKSIGILGISFIATKLKLCTLPEGANWKHIFGVGLLGGIGFTMSIFVSILAFTDPMLIEEAKFAVLIGSLFSGAIGYLFLASIGNKKMG
- a CDS encoding SusC/RagA family TonB-linked outer membrane protein — translated: MRKLLQFLNEDFIEHKKTIKYSLWASTALVLISHQTLGNPMSKFADATYYAVSAKSVQKPIRGKIQDAATKEAIAGATIKVVGKTAATSSDADGNFQIDAAVNDVLEITYVGFSKQTVNVTSTSLPLIVGMLSQSDDLEEVVVTGYSTQRKKDLTGAVSVVNVDQLKSTPAASAVESLQGRATGVQVVTDGAPGSTPQIKIRGYSTINNNEPLYIIDGVPYEGKLSWLNQNDIESMQVLKDASAASIYGSRANNGVVIVTTKMGKSGKPQINLDAYYGLQVPNSSRFPKMLSPQQVLDIENRLDGKNNTLPDYIIAGAALGNAITPADLDMSKYKYNATSRSDFYQITKANKAGTNWFDALSQNAPTQSYQLSATGGGESANYAFSGGYLKQKGTIVHTGFEKYNIRSNMSFSAFDKKLRFGENIQYSFTEGFGMGVNTNTAGDYIGEGSALGFAYRIHNLIPVYDEGGNFAGSVGGQYGNGENPVAIAYRAKDNKNKSNLFFGNVYGEYDLLKGLTLRTSMGMKYENYNTVSYTYPNPEFTEGSFNNGMNESSGINKEWTWTNTLNYKAKFNDDHNLNILLGTEAIENRYRQISARGNGYFTTASLDYFYINSASKDIFGNGEGSVGALFSMFGKVDYSYKDRYIFSGTVRRDGSSTFGPDNKYGVFPGVSAAWRLSEEEFLKGSSWLNDLKIRAGYGVTGNQRIPQNQYVNRYRVEVNASSYPINGPLSSGVWQNAYSNPAIKWEQVSALNLGLDFSILNGDLDGSFDWYNKKTTDMLYPLPLPAVVAGRADAPYVNIGDMQNKGVEFSLNYHYGKKQDKPFTLDLSANISRNVNKIVSLAPSISQQVYGAFRSMETSILKAGEPLGAFYGYKVVGIYQDAADIASAPYADGKSRIGGLKYADINGDKVIDANDRTIIGSPHPDFVYSLNINATYKNFDLMAYFYGSKGNQNYEATRYFTDFGVFKGQKSVRVLDEWSPTNTGSMIPSQVNDASPYEYASSSYYVQDASFLKLKNLQIGYNLPVQNLFGGNSSVRKFRMYFAVTNLFTITKYEGLDPEVTATPSDYPALGVDFGVYPQSRQYMLGLSLGF